One Octopus sinensis linkage group LG11, ASM634580v1, whole genome shotgun sequence genomic window carries:
- the LOC115217675 gene encoding uncharacterized protein LOC115217675 has protein sequence MPSNDTFSLESMDKVFPNLPINYSDVNWLCERAILAPANEMVDKLNHEFLQKLTGTSEMTFDQLTTVDQDQVVQYHVIMKPTGMPPHNLTLKLGAPVMLRRNLDLSHLCNGTRLIVTAMTPYVLQATIITGGHKGENSLFQKHLSYLQMSHLNLRCFSFQSN, from the coding sequence ATGCCGTCAAATGATACTTTTTCTTTGGAATCTATGGATAAAGTATTTCCTAATTTACCTATCAATTACTCTGATGTAAactggctgtgtgaaagagctaTACTTGCTCCAGCTAATGAAATGGTTGATAAACTCAATCATGAATTTCTTCAAAAGTTAACAGGTACATCAGAAATGACTTTCGATCAGTTGACAACAGTTGATCAAGATCAGGTTGTTCAATACCATGTAATCATGAAACCCACAGGGATGCCACCGCATAACTTGACACTAAAACTGGGTGCTCCCGTTATGCTGCGTAGGAATCTTGACCTATCTCACCTGTGTAATGGAACTCGCTTAATTGTTACTGCCATGACGCCATATGTGCTACAGGCAACAATCATAACAGGTGGTCACAAAGGAGAAAATTCATTATTCCAAAAACACCTCTCATACTTACAGATGTCCCATTTGAATTTAAGATgcttcagtttccagtcaaactaa